Within Sinorhizobium sp. RAC02, the genomic segment GCCGCGCTCGAGGCGATTCGTGCGGTTGCCAACGAGGTCGAGGGCGCCGTCGCCGGTGCCGGCACGATCCTCAATGCCGCGCAGTTCGAGGCCGCCGTCGAGGCCGGCTCGCAGTTTATCGTCAGCCCCGGCACGACGCAGGAGCTGATCGATGCGGCGAACGATTCCGACATTCCGCTTCTGCCGGGTGCCGCCACCGCCAGCGAGGTCATGGGCCTGCGCGAAGAGGGCTATCAGGTGCTGAAATTCTTCCCGGCCGAACAGGCGGGTGGTGCGGCCTACCTGAAATCGCTGTCCTCGCCGCTTGCCGGCACGCTGTTCTGCCCGACCGGCGGCATTTCGCTGTCGAATGCCCGCGACTATCTTTCGCTGCCGAACGTCGTCTGCGTCGGCGGCTCGTGGGTGGCGCCGAAGGAGCTTGTCGCCAAGGGCGACTGGGCCGGCATTACCAAGCTCGCGGCGGAAGCCGCAGCACTCAAGGGCTGAGACAGGTTCAACGGAATTGCAGACGGGCGGCCCTTGGTCGCCCGTTATGCGTTTGTAATTCAGGACGTGCATTCCTATCTTGCCTTGCAGTCGGCCCCTGCGGTGACAAGAGAAACGGAGACGCCCTATGTTTGACGCCAAGAAGTTGCTTGACCAGTTCCTCGGTTCGCAGGTGCCCGGTGCCGGCGGATCGGTGCGCGACCGCGCCGGCCAGGTCACCCAGCTCGCCAAGGACAATCCGCTTGCCTCGATCGCCATTGCCGGCGTGCTGCTCGGCACGGGCACCGGCCGCCAGGTGGCGGGCTCCGCGCTGAAGCTCGGCAGCCTCGCCGCCATCGCCGGCCTCGGCTACCAGGCCTACAAGAACTACAAGGCCGGCCAGAATCCCGTCGAGACCACACAGGGCACGACCCCGGAACTCCTGCCGCCGCCGACCGATTCCGGCTTCCACCCCGAAGCCGTCAGCACCGATTTCGCGCTCATCCTCGTTCGCGCCATGATCGCCGCCTCGCGCGCCGATGGCCATATCGACGAAGCCGAGCGCGCCCGCATCATGGACAAACTGAAGGTCTCCGGTCTCGGTGCCGATGCCGCGCAGTTCCTGGAAGACGAGCTTGCCAACCCGGTCGATCTCGACGCGATCATTTCGGCCGCGACGACCGAAGAGCAGCGTGTCGAACTCTATACGGCCTCGCGCCTTGCCATCGAGCCGAAGTCGCGCGCCGAACGCGGCTATCTCGACTTGCTCGCCGGCCGCCTCAACCTGCCGGATGCGCTGGTCGACCATATCGAGGCGACGGTTTCCGCCGCCACCGTCTAAGACTTGCCGGGGAGCGGCCGAACGCCGCTCCCTGCTTTCCACATTGCGCGGACAGGCCGCCTGTTCTATCCCTTCGGCAACGATCGAAGGAGAATTTGCATGCGCGATCTCACAGACTGGAAGGGTTGCCCGCCACCGGCACCCGTTACGCTTGAAGGCCGCACCGTGCGCCTGGAGCCCTACGACCGCGCCAAACACCTTCAGGCCCTCTGGGATACTTTCGGCGGCATGGCGATCAACCCGTTGCTGCGCTATTTCGCACAGGCCGATTTCACCGGCATTGAAGGGTTCGATGCGTGGTCCGAGGCGGTGATCAAATCCGGCTGGGTGCGCGAGGTCATGGTCGACAAGGCAAGCAACACGGTGGTGGGCATGGCGCATTACATGCGGCCCGACCCGGCAAACGGCGTCGTCGAGATCGGCGGCATTGCGCATGGCCCCAGCATGGCCCGCTCGCCCCTCTCCACCGAGGCGCAGTATCTTCTGGCCAAACATGTCTTCGAAGATCTCGGCTACCGCCGCTACGAGTGGAAGTGCCACAACGGCAATGCGGCAAGCAAACGCACCGCTACCCGCCTCGGCTTCACCTTCGAGGGCGTCTTCCGCCAGCACATGCTGTCGAAGGGCGAGAACCGCGACACCGCCTGGTTCTCGATCATCGATGGCGAGTGGCCAGCCGTCGCCAAGGCGTTCGATGCCTGGCTTTCTCCGGATAATTTCGATGCCGATGGCCAGCAGAAGCGCAAGCTGGAAGACATCCGCGCCGAGATCGCCAAGGCGGACGCGGCATGAGCGAGGAAAACAAGGGAAAATCGGCAGCGCTCGCGGCGTTTTTCATCCTGCTCGGCACAGGCGTGGTGTTCTACTTCCTGCCGCGCGTCATGATCGCCCTTGGCGACGTCTCGCCGTGGCTGGCGGGCGTGTTCGGCACGCTGATGGTGCTCGCTTTCTTCCTGCTGTTCTGGCTCAGGGCGCGCTACCAGCGTAATCGCGGGAACTAGGCCTGTAGTGAGGCTCCAAGCAGGAGCATCCCCAGAACCATCACCAAAGCTGCGCCGCCGATTTCGATGGCGGTGCCGATGCGCTGGCCGGCCGAACCGTTGCCGGCGAAGCGTACGGCCGCACCCTTGGCGGTGACGGCGAGGGTGGCGAGCGTCGACACCGTGATGGCCGTGCCGATCGACATGGCGAAGACGGCGAGCAGGCCGCCCAGATACAGGCCGTTGAGGAGCGCGAAGCTCAGCACGATCAGTGCGCCGGAGCAGGGGCGCAGCCCCACCGCGACGATGGCGGACCAGGCTTCGCGCAGCGCGAAACGCTCGCCTTTCAGCAGGGAAGGATCGGGCGCGTGGGCATGGCCGCAGGTCGAGCAGACTTCGCCTGCATGATGGTGGTGACCGTGCTCGTGATGATGATGGTCATGGACCTCGACCGCCTGGGCGCCGAGCGCAGAGGCGCGCCGGCTGGCCGGCCACAGTTTCCTGAAGAGCAGCCAGGCGCCGAAGAGCGTGATGAGGGCGTAGCTGCCGATTTCGAGCGCGCGGGTGGCGTCGGTCATCGACACCGTGGTGCCGCGCAGGAAGAGAAAGGCCGCGCCGACCAGCAGGATGGCGACGATGCCCTGGAGGATCGAGGAGAGGAAGGAGAGCAACACGCCGCGCTTCAGCTCCACCTCGTTTGCTAGCATGTAGGACGAGATGACGGCCTTGCCATGGCCGGGGCCGGCGGCGTGGAAGACGCCGTAACCGAAGGACAGCGCCACCAGCGTCGAGGCTGCCCAGGGGTTCGTGCGCATCTCCTTCAGTGCGCCGGTCATCAGCCGGTAAAATCCCTGCTGCTGCGCGTTGATCCAGCCGAACAGGCTGCCGAAGGTGCCGGTCGTATTGAAGCCGGGTTCCGCCGAGCCGATGCCGAGCGGTGACTGGGCATGGGCCAGGGTGGCCGTGGCCACGACGGCGAGCGTTACGGTGGCGAGGGCAAGGGCGCGTCCGCGGGTCAGCATGACATCTCCAGACGGGTGGCGAAGAGTTTCGACATGTCGGTGCCGGCCGGATCGTTGAAGAAGGCTTCCGTCAGGCTGTCCTGGTTCTGGGCGAGCACTTCGTCCGCATCGGGCCGCACCACCGCGCGCGTGCAGGCGGAAAACTTGTCGCCGACGGCGACGAGGTCGTCATCGGAGGCAAAATCCATCGCCGCATACATGGTCGGATCGTAGACGCCGAAGGTGAGCTTGCCCTTGAGCGGCATCACTTCGCCCGGCTTGACGGAGAAGAACATCAGGAGCTGGCCGTCCTTGAAGTCGACATTGATCGCGTCGGGCTTTCCGACCTTGATGGTTTTTCCGTCCTCGGTGATCGTCGTGTAGTAGCTGAACTCTTCAAGCGATTCGAGAACGGTCTTGCCGACCTCGGCCAGTTCGTCCGGGTCGAGCACGGCATTGCTGTTCTTGTCGAAGTCCATCACGACGCTTGCGGAAAACATGTCGTCGAAGCGCCAGACATTGCGCAGCTCGCTGACCGTGCCGTCTTCGCCGGCCACGACTTCCAGTCGCGCCTCGGCAAAGATGTGCGGATGGGCAAACGCCACAGCCGGGGCGATGAAGGCTGCTCCGGCAACGAGAAGGGGGAGCAATCGCATCGGTTTGTGTCCTCTCGAAGCGGCGGGGCGGTCTTCAGAATCGTCCGGTTGAATGTAACGCAAATGGGTCGGAATTGGGACCTTACCAGCGCTGCATTACGCCTCGATGCCAGGATTGCGGCGGAACCAGGCGTGCAGGAAATCGACGAAGGTGCGGACCTTCGCGGGCAGGTAGCGGCGGTGGGGGTAGATCGCGTAGATGCCGCGGTCGGTCGGCAGATAGTCTTCAAGGATCGAGACGATGCGGCCGGAATCGAGGCAATGGCGGGCGATGAAGGCCGGTACCTGCGCGACGCCGAGGCCGCTTGCGGCAGCACGCACCGCCGCCGTCGGGCTGTTCACCTCGATATGGCCGCTGACAGGAACGCTGAAGCCCGCGCCCTTGTCGTCAACGAAGCGCCAGTTGCTGTGCGACTTGCCATTGGTGTCGATGATGCAGGGCAGGCGGGCAAGGTCGCTTGGATGGTTGATCGGGCCGGCCTGTGCGAGAAACTCCTCGCTCACGCAGATCTTCAGGTAGAAGTCCCCGAGCTTGCGGGCGATGAGCGCCGAATCTTCAAGCTTGGTGATGCGGACTGCGACATCGAAGCCCTCCTCCACCAGATCGACGAAGCGGTCGTCCGAGACGATTTCCAACGAAAGTTCTGGATGCTCCTTGCCGAAGTCGATGAGTGACTGGCCGATATCGGCATCCACAAAGGTGCGCGGGGCGGAAACTTTCAGCTTGCCGCGCAGGTCCGTGTTCTTTTCGCGCACGAGATCGGCGAGGTTGTCGATCTCCTTCAGGATGTCGGAGGCAGTGCGGTAATAGGTATGGCCGGCCTCGGTCATCGAGAACTGGCGGGTGGTGCGGTTGAGCAGCAGGGTGCCGAGTTCGTCCTCCAGCTCGCGCACATATTTGGAAAGCAGCGCCTTGGACCTCCCGGTCTTGCGCGAGGCCGCGGAAAAACCCTCGGCGTCGACGACGTCGATGAAGGCCCGGATTCGGGTCAATGTGTCCATGTATCCCCACTCGACTGTCGCGCCGCATTGCCGGAAATGCAAAGGTGGCGCAGGGCCGGCCGAAACGTGATGGCCGGTGCGTTATAACCATGCTTTGAAACTACGTTTCGCGAATGTCGTGGCTGGGAGGATATTTTCAATAGCGAAATGCAAAAAACCTCTTGATTGCGACAGCGATTCTTCTTATCTCCCCCTTGCCCAAAGTCGCACGTGCCTGTGGGTGTCCGCCGACCCTCGATTTGGTGAGGAACTCGGTAAGGTACCTGGAACTAACCCCTCCAGTCGTTTCTCCGGCCAACCGGAAGAGCGAGGACATCTTGAAGCAACGACGGTGCGGGCCTTTCTGGTGTCTGCCGGCTTTCCAACAGCCGGGGTTACTGAAGAGGCACACCTTCATTGCCGGACGTGCGGTCGGGTTCTCCCACCAATCAAAGGCAGACAAAGCCGAATTGAAGCCTAGGCGGGCTTCGGTTCACCGATCGCGCATGATGCGCATGCTTGGTTCCGGGGTCTCCACCGGCTGGTTCCAGAGCGTGCTCGCATCCTGCCCTTTGTCCTCCGGGTTTCCCGGAGCAACCTGGATATGGGGAATACCGAAATGGCGACTGCACGTATTATCGACTTCCTGAACACCCGACGTCCCGACGGCCCGTGCCTCGTGGTCGACCTCGATGTCGTGCGTGACAATTTCAAGGCGTTCCGCCACGCGCTGCCCGACAGCTCGATCTACTATGCCGTGAAGGCAAACCCGGCGCCGGAAGTCCTGCGCCTGCTCGCTTCCATGGGCTCCAACTTCGATTGCGCGTCCGTCGCCGAAATCGAAATGGCGCTCGATGCCGGTGCCACCCCGAGCCGTATCTCCTTCGGCAACACGATCAAGAAGGAGCGCGACGTTGCCAAGGCGCATGCGCTCGGCGTTTCGCTCTTCGCGGTCGACAGCCATGAGGAAGTCGAGAAGATCGGCCGTGCCGCTCCGGGTGCCCGCGTGTTCTGCCGCGTCCTGACCGATGGCGAAGGTGCCGAATGGCCGCTGTCGCGCAAGTTCGGTTGCGTGCCGCAGATGGCCGTCGACGTGCTCGTCTACGCCCACCAGAACGGCCTCGTCTCCTACGGCGTGTCGTTCCATGTCGGCTCGCAGATGACGAAGCTCGACGCCTGGGATGCGGCCCTTGCCGATGCCAAGCGTGTCTTCGTGCAGCTTGCCAAGCAGGGCATCGAGCTCAAGATGGTCAACATGGGCGGCGGCTTCCCGACGAAGTACCTGCGCGACGTTCCGTCGGCTGAAGCCTATGGCAAGGCGATCTTCGGTGCGCTGAAGAAGCACTTCGGCAACCAGATCCCGGAAACCATCATCGAGCCGGGCCGCGGCATGGTCGGCAATGCGGGTGTGATCAAGGCGGAAGTCGTTCTCGTCTCGAAGAAGTCGGACAACGACAACCACCGCTGGGTCTTCCTCGACATCGGCAAGTTCGGCGGTCTCGCCGAAACCATGGACGAGGCGATCCGCTACCCGATCCGCACCGCGCGCGATCAGGACGAGATGGAGCCCTGCGTGCTTGCCGGCCCGACCTGCGATTCGGCCGACGTGATGTACGAGAAGAACATGTATCCGCTGCCGATTACCCTTTCGATCGGCGACGAGGTTCTGATCGAGGGCACCGGCGCCTACACGACGACCTACTCGGCCGTCGCCTTCAACGGCTTCGAGCCGCTCAAGGCCTACGTCATCTAAGCCTATCGGTGCTCCCGTCACGAACGGGAGCACCAAATTCACAATCAGTTTTGGATACCGTTTGAATCGGTTTTGAGCACGGGAGGCCCAGAGATGGCCACTGTTCTTGATTCTGTCCGCGCGTTCTTCGCGCATGCCGCCTTCACCATCGACCAGGAAAATGCCGGCGACGTCGTGGCGCGCGAGCGTCTGCTCGACCGCGTCATGGGCGAGGCCCGCTTCCGCAAGTCGTCCGAAAAGCTGCGCCGTGGCCGCATGCCGGCGGAGGACCTCGCCCTTGTCGCCCGCGATCCGGATGGCCATGTCATCGGCACGGTGCGCCTGTGGAATGTCGAGGCGGGCGTCGATTCCGACGGCAATGCCGTCTCCGCGCTGCTGCTTGGCCCGCTCGCCGTCGATTGCGAACACGAGGGCAAGGGCATTGGCGGCGCGCTGATGCGGGCGGCCCTCACCGAGGCGCGTGACCGCGGCCATGGTGCGGTGCTGCTCGTCGGCGATCCGGAATATTACGAGCGCTTCGGCTTCTTTGCCGACAAGGCGCAGCACCTCGTCATGCCCGGCCCCTTCGAGCGCCGCCGTTTCCTGGCGCTGGAACTGAAGGACGGCTGGCTGGATGGTGCGGCAGGCGTGCTCGTCGCCAGCGGCCGGCGCCGCGTCATCCTGGACGTGCGCAAGGCTGCCTGAGAAGGAGCCGGCGATGAGCCGGCTCTTTCCAATTTGATGTTTATCATTGTTTTGATTGGGCAATTGTCAAGATTGGTGCGGATATCGCGCCAATCCTTTCTCCGTTTGGTTTTCGTTTGATCCATCTCAAGGGAGGCGCTCGCCTCTCGGCTCCATAGTCGTTCCGAAAAAGACGAGTCGCGATGATGGAGAGACGACATGAATGGAAATGGGAAAAGCCGGTTGGTGCTTGCCGGAATGGCGGCCGGTCTGATGCTGTTCGGCAATCAGGCCTTGGCGGCGGACCTCGAAGAACGCATGGCCCCGCCGGAAGCGACGGTGGATCTTGCCGCGCAGAGCCCCTGGCAGATCCGCGTGCGCGGCCTCGGTGTCATCACCAATGATTCCGGTTCCGTAAATGGCATAGCAGGGTCGAGCCTCTCCTATTCGGACTCGGTCGTTCCTGAACTCGATATTTCCTACTTCTTCACGGACAACATCGCGGCCGAACTCATTCTCGGCACGACCTATGCGAATATCGAGGCGGACGGGTCGATTGCCGGCCTCGGCAAGGTGGGCAAGACATGGCTCCTGCCGCCGACGCTGACCCTGCAGTATCACTTCACTGATTTCGGCGCGTTCAAGCCCTATGTCGGTGCCGGTGTGAACTATACGTACTTCTACAACCAGTCCGGCTCGGGTGCCTTCTCCGACCTCAAGGTCAAGAACAAGGTGGGGGCCGCCCTCCAGGTCGGTTTCGACTACATGCTCGACGAACACTGGGGTGTAAACTTCGACGTGAAGAAGATCTTCCTCGAACCCAAGTGGAAGGTCGATTTCAACGGCACGCCCCTGACGGGCAAGGCGAAGCTGAACCCCTGGCTGGTCGGCGCCGGCGTCACCTACCGGTTCTGAAGACCGGCACGAGTTGGCCTGCCCTTAGGGGGGCGGGCCGGTTCAGTTCGCTGCGCGACGATAGAAGGCGAGCGATCCCGCAAGTGCCAGGAGCGCGCCACCGCAGATGCGGTCGAGCCAGGCGGCTCCCGATGTCTTGAGAACGCGCACGGCCTGAGTGCCGAGGCCGGCATAGCCGACCATCACCATGAAATCGATAGCCGCGAAGACGAGGGCGAGCAGCATGTATTGCTGCGCCTGGGGCGCTGAGGGATCGATGAACTGGGGCAGGAAGGCGGAGAAGAACAGATAGCCTTTCGGATTGGTGACGGCGACGAGGAAGCTTTTCGTGAAGATGGCTTTCGCTGTCGTTCGACCGGCTGACTGCGCATCGTCGAGTGCCCGGCCGATCGAGCCGGTGGAGCGCAGCATCTGTATGCCGAGGAAGGCGAGATAAGCGGCACCCAGCCATTTCACGACGGAGAACCAGAACTCGGATGCCGCGAGCAGCGCGCCCAATCCGAGCGCCACCGCGCCGATCAGCACGAAATCGGACAGCACGGCGCCGATCATGCCGGGCAGGGCGCGGCGCATGCCGTAGCGCGAGCCGTTGGTGAGCGCGAGCAGGACCGTCGGGCCTGGCGTGGCAATACCGATGAAGGCGACCGCGGCAAAGGCGAGAAGGGTAACGGATGTCATGATGGGGCCTCCTGCTCCGATTGCTCCCATGCTTCCGTCACCGATGCAAGACGTCCGAAATTGACAGAAAGCGGATAAAGCCCTATGTGCGGGGCAAGGGTGAGAGCCCCTGCCGTCCGCGAGCGCAAGCTTTGGTGAAGTCTCTCTCAGAACAATCGGTCTTCCAGCATCATGCATGCGAACCGGTGGCAATGCGGGCTCCCTCCGAAATGACGCATGCAGACACTGGAGATCCGACATGCGTCCATCCCCGACGCCCCTGCCATCCCTTGACGCCCTGAAAGACCAGGCGAAGCGGCTGCGTGCCCGTTTTGCCGAGGACGGCCAGGCCATTGCCCATTCCCGCGCGCTCGAACTCATCGCCGCGCAATACGGTTATCGCGACTGGAACACCTTGCACGCGATCGTCGGCAACCGGCCGCCGTTCAATCCGTGGATGCTCGGCTCGCGCGTGCGCGGCCACTATCTCGGCCAGCCCTTCGATGCCGAAGTGCTCGGTGTGCATGCGCTGACGAGCCAGCCCGGCCGCTACCGCATGACGCTGCATTTCGACGAGCCGGTGGATGTGGTGACCTTCGACAGTTTTTCGGCTTTTCGCCAGCGGGTGAACTGCACCGTCGACGAGACGGGGCGGACGGCCGCGAAAACCTCGAACGGGCGGCCACATCTCGAACTGGAATGGTAGGTATCAGAACGAGCCGGACAGCCGCGCCGCAAGGCCGTCGACCTCGAAGTCGGCGGCCTTGTCGGTCTCGCGGCGGATGAGGCGGCTGTATTCCAGCGCCGCCGTCGCGCCCTTGGCGAAGGTGTAGGTGAGGCTCGCCGAGAGCGATTTCGTGCGTGTGCGATAGTCGAAGTAGAGCCAGTCGCTATAGGCCTGCTCGAAGGCGAGGCCGAATTTCAGCTTTTCCGTCAGCGCCTTTTCCAGCGAAAGGCCAACCGTGCGCACATCTTCGCCGAGTGAATCGTCCACATCGGCGAGCTGGATGTCGCGCGTGAGCTTTGCCTTCAGGACCGTCTTCTTCGAAACCTGCCATGCCGCTTCGCCTTTCAGGAAGGGGCGGGCGCGCTCGACCGTCTTGCCGAGATAGGGACTGAACACGCCGACGATACCGGCCTCCGCCATCACGGTGATACCGTTCTTGAAGGCGCGGCCATAGGCGAGCGAGCCGCGCAGCGTTTCGGCCGGGAATTGCCCGAAGGTCTTCTGTTCCCACCGGTCGATGTGGTTCGTCCGGTATTGCACGGTGACACCGACCTCGCCGCCCAGCAGCGGGCGAATGTGACCGCCGCTCACCTCGTAGAGCGTATTGCCGGCTTCGAGCTGCGTGGGCCGCAATCCACGGAGCGTGAAATGGGCCTTGCCCCGGTTGAGATTGGAGACCGCGGCGGTGACATGGTTCTTGCCACCCCAGCGTTCATCCGTCAGGCCTACGCTGGTGGCGGCCGCGATGTCGGCCTTGCGGTAGCCGATCAGCAGTCCGGGCAGGGACAGAAAGATATCGCCGGATCGCCGGTATTCGAGACCGCCTTTGAGTGTCAGCTTCATGGTCTTGCTAAGATCGTGGGTATAGCCGATTTCTCCGCCGAGCGTTCGCTGGTCGGCAAAGTCGTATTTCGGCACACGCCGGACGCTTGTGGTCAGTCCGTAGGCGAAATGGGAGTCT encodes:
- a CDS encoding N-acetyltransferase, with the translated sequence MATVLDSVRAFFAHAAFTIDQENAGDVVARERLLDRVMGEARFRKSSEKLRRGRMPAEDLALVARDPDGHVIGTVRLWNVEAGVDSDGNAVSALLLGPLAVDCEHEGKGIGGALMRAALTEARDRGHGAVLLVGDPEYYERFGFFADKAQHLVMPGPFERRRFLALELKDGWLDGAAGVLVASGRRRVILDVRKAA
- a CDS encoding OmpW family protein gives rise to the protein MNGNGKSRLVLAGMAAGLMLFGNQALAADLEERMAPPEATVDLAAQSPWQIRVRGLGVITNDSGSVNGIAGSSLSYSDSVVPELDISYFFTDNIAAELILGTTYANIEADGSIAGLGKVGKTWLLPPTLTLQYHFTDFGAFKPYVGAGVNYTYFYNQSGSGAFSDLKVKNKVGAALQVGFDYMLDEHWGVNFDVKKIFLEPKWKVDFNGTPLTGKAKLNPWLVGAGVTYRF
- a CDS encoding GNAT family protein, with the translated sequence MRDLTDWKGCPPPAPVTLEGRTVRLEPYDRAKHLQALWDTFGGMAINPLLRYFAQADFTGIEGFDAWSEAVIKSGWVREVMVDKASNTVVGMAHYMRPDPANGVVEIGGIAHGPSMARSPLSTEAQYLLAKHVFEDLGYRRYEWKCHNGNAASKRTATRLGFTFEGVFRQHMLSKGENRDTAWFSIIDGEWPAVAKAFDAWLSPDNFDADGQQKRKLEDIRAEIAKADAA
- a CDS encoding nickel/cobalt transporter, with the translated sequence MLTRGRALALATVTLAVVATATLAHAQSPLGIGSAEPGFNTTGTFGSLFGWINAQQQGFYRLMTGALKEMRTNPWAASTLVALSFGYGVFHAAGPGHGKAVISSYMLANEVELKRGVLLSFLSSILQGIVAILLVGAAFLFLRGTTVSMTDATRALEIGSYALITLFGAWLLFRKLWPASRRASALGAQAVEVHDHHHHEHGHHHHAGEVCSTCGHAHAPDPSLLKGERFALREAWSAIVAVGLRPCSGALIVLSFALLNGLYLGGLLAVFAMSIGTAITVSTLATLAVTAKGAAVRFAGNGSAGQRIGTAIEIGGAALVMVLGMLLLGASLQA
- a CDS encoding glyoxalase superfamily protein translates to MRPSPTPLPSLDALKDQAKRLRARFAEDGQAIAHSRALELIAAQYGYRDWNTLHAIVGNRPPFNPWMLGSRVRGHYLGQPFDAEVLGVHALTSQPGRYRMTLHFDEPVDVVTFDSFSAFRQRVNCTVDETGRTAAKTSNGRPHLELEW
- a CDS encoding outer membrane beta-barrel protein; this encodes MHSPRGPIFVALMLAGCNPSFADSTVDYSTGGGWTSNIFQDPTALPAAFGEAKLGLRGSLDLEDSHFAYGLTTSVRRVPKYDFADQRTLGGEIGYTHDLSKTMKLTLKGGLEYRRSGDIFLSLPGLLIGYRKADIAAATSVGLTDERWGGKNHVTAAVSNLNRGKAHFTLRGLRPTQLEAGNTLYEVSGGHIRPLLGGEVGVTVQYRTNHIDRWEQKTFGQFPAETLRGSLAYGRAFKNGITVMAEAGIVGVFSPYLGKTVERARPFLKGEAAWQVSKKTVLKAKLTRDIQLADVDDSLGEDVRTVGLSLEKALTEKLKFGLAFEQAYSDWLYFDYRTRTKSLSASLTYTFAKGATAALEYSRLIRRETDKAADFEVDGLAARLSGSF
- a CDS encoding LysR family transcriptional regulator, translated to MDTLTRIRAFIDVVDAEGFSAASRKTGRSKALLSKYVRELEDELGTLLLNRTTRQFSMTEAGHTYYRTASDILKEIDNLADLVREKNTDLRGKLKVSAPRTFVDADIGQSLIDFGKEHPELSLEIVSDDRFVDLVEEGFDVAVRITKLEDSALIARKLGDFYLKICVSEEFLAQAGPINHPSDLARLPCIIDTNGKSHSNWRFVDDKGAGFSVPVSGHIEVNSPTAAVRAAASGLGVAQVPAFIARHCLDSGRIVSILEDYLPTDRGIYAIYPHRRYLPAKVRTFVDFLHAWFRRNPGIEA
- the odc2 gene encoding ornithine/lysine decarboxylase, producing the protein MATARIIDFLNTRRPDGPCLVVDLDVVRDNFKAFRHALPDSSIYYAVKANPAPEVLRLLASMGSNFDCASVAEIEMALDAGATPSRISFGNTIKKERDVAKAHALGVSLFAVDSHEEVEKIGRAAPGARVFCRVLTDGEGAEWPLSRKFGCVPQMAVDVLVYAHQNGLVSYGVSFHVGSQMTKLDAWDAALADAKRVFVQLAKQGIELKMVNMGGGFPTKYLRDVPSAEAYGKAIFGALKKHFGNQIPETIIEPGRGMVGNAGVIKAEVVLVSKKSDNDNHRWVFLDIGKFGGLAETMDEAIRYPIRTARDQDEMEPCVLAGPTCDSADVMYEKNMYPLPITLSIGDEVLIEGTGAYTTTYSAVAFNGFEPLKAYVI
- a CDS encoding DUF1007 family protein, which encodes MRLLPLLVAGAAFIAPAVAFAHPHIFAEARLEVVAGEDGTVSELRNVWRFDDMFSASVVMDFDKNSNAVLDPDELAEVGKTVLESLEEFSYYTTITEDGKTIKVGKPDAINVDFKDGQLLMFFSVKPGEVMPLKGKLTFGVYDPTMYAAMDFASDDDLVAVGDKFSACTRAVVRPDADEVLAQNQDSLTEAFFNDPAGTDMSKLFATRLEMSC
- a CDS encoding tellurite resistance TerB family protein is translated as MFDAKKLLDQFLGSQVPGAGGSVRDRAGQVTQLAKDNPLASIAIAGVLLGTGTGRQVAGSALKLGSLAAIAGLGYQAYKNYKAGQNPVETTQGTTPELLPPPTDSGFHPEAVSTDFALILVRAMIAASRADGHIDEAERARIMDKLKVSGLGADAAQFLEDELANPVDLDAIISAATTEEQRVELYTASRLAIEPKSRAERGYLDLLAGRLNLPDALVDHIEATVSAATV
- a CDS encoding LysE family translocator → MTSVTLLAFAAVAFIGIATPGPTVLLALTNGSRYGMRRALPGMIGAVLSDFVLIGAVALGLGALLAASEFWFSVVKWLGAAYLAFLGIQMLRSTGSIGRALDDAQSAGRTTAKAIFTKSFLVAVTNPKGYLFFSAFLPQFIDPSAPQAQQYMLLALVFAAIDFMVMVGYAGLGTQAVRVLKTSGAAWLDRICGGALLALAGSLAFYRRAAN
- a CDS encoding 2-dehydro-3-deoxy-phosphogluconate aldolase, with the translated sequence MSEKNAKLLSVLKLQPVVPVLVIDDLKTAVPLARALVAGGLKAIEITLRTPAALEAIRAVANEVEGAVAGAGTILNAAQFEAAVEAGSQFIVSPGTTQELIDAANDSDIPLLPGAATASEVMGLREEGYQVLKFFPAEQAGGAAYLKSLSSPLAGTLFCPTGGISLSNARDYLSLPNVVCVGGSWVAPKELVAKGDWAGITKLAAEAAALKG